Proteins co-encoded in one Hymenobacter swuensis DY53 genomic window:
- a CDS encoding DUF6046 domain-containing protein yields MQYNLNLRALAAEAFGYAPLVRYSLPEEPTPEEREADRYGTPLAPNAEGTGLLGLPVFARVEFLPMPGFPGIVLNDPLVEVSRDKLIVTTDVQGRDGSVKEYISNGDYAVTIKGILASDPMDGRVSRRYPEAQVLALKKVVDVPEALPVAGRLFRLLGIQNLVIKGVSWPSLPGFTNLQAFELRCLSDDPIELLV; encoded by the coding sequence ATGCAGTACAACCTCAACTTACGCGCCCTAGCGGCCGAGGCCTTCGGCTACGCCCCCCTGGTGCGCTACTCGCTGCCCGAGGAGCCCACGCCCGAGGAGCGGGAGGCCGACCGCTACGGTACGCCCCTGGCTCCCAACGCGGAGGGTACCGGCCTGCTGGGCCTGCCCGTGTTTGCCCGGGTGGAGTTTCTGCCCATGCCCGGCTTTCCAGGTATCGTCCTCAACGACCCGCTGGTGGAGGTGAGCCGGGATAAGCTCATTGTCACCACCGACGTGCAGGGCCGCGACGGCTCGGTGAAGGAGTACATCAGCAACGGCGACTACGCCGTGACCATTAAGGGCATCCTGGCCTCGGACCCGATGGACGGCCGCGTGTCGCGCCGCTACCCCGAGGCCCAGGTGCTGGCCCTGAAAAAGGTAGTGGACGTGCCGGAGGCGCTGCCGGTAGCCGGGCGGCTGTTCCGGCTGCTGGGCATTCAGAACCTGGTGATAAAGGGCGTGAGCTGGCCCTCGCTGCCTGGCTTCACCAACCTGCAGGCCTTTGAGCTGCGGTGCCTCAGTGATGACCCCATTGAACTGCTGGTCTGA
- a CDS encoding baseplate J/gp47 family protein: MARTIEEIFQAIQADAATRAELAGLSNSSTGLSRLWAYVAATAGWTLETFWDRFRLDVDTLVARAPVGTPNWYADKALLWQAGDTLQVIDNVVSYPATATGAKLVTRATAKENAQTGRLFIKVAKDGATAGTLAALSNAELVQLRGYFDRIRFAGTRLEVVSREADRLQLMGEVYYDALLDVASVQTAVRTALLGYLGQLEFDGQVFVAKLQDAIQAVPGVRDVLLSRVAARVGQVAPVVFARVYETAAGYIVEEDLPGQSFTDTLTFLPYANG; the protein is encoded by the coding sequence ATGGCCCGTACAATCGAAGAAATTTTCCAGGCTATTCAGGCCGATGCCGCCACCCGTGCCGAGCTGGCCGGCCTGAGCAACAGCAGCACCGGCCTGAGCCGGCTGTGGGCCTACGTAGCAGCCACCGCTGGCTGGACGCTCGAAACCTTCTGGGACCGGTTCCGCCTCGATGTCGATACCCTTGTCGCCCGGGCCCCGGTGGGCACGCCCAACTGGTACGCCGACAAGGCCCTGCTCTGGCAGGCTGGCGACACCCTGCAGGTGATTGACAACGTGGTAAGCTACCCGGCCACCGCTACCGGCGCGAAGCTGGTCACCCGTGCCACGGCCAAGGAAAACGCCCAGACTGGCCGGCTCTTTATCAAAGTCGCCAAGGACGGGGCCACCGCCGGCACGCTGGCTGCGCTCAGCAACGCCGAGCTGGTGCAGCTGCGCGGCTACTTCGACCGGATCCGCTTCGCCGGCACCCGCCTGGAAGTAGTGAGCCGCGAAGCCGACCGGCTCCAGCTCATGGGGGAGGTGTACTACGACGCCCTGCTCGACGTGGCCAGCGTGCAGACTGCCGTGCGCACGGCGCTGCTCGGCTACCTGGGCCAGCTGGAGTTCGACGGCCAGGTATTCGTGGCCAAGCTGCAGGATGCTATCCAAGCCGTACCGGGGGTACGCGACGTGCTGCTGAGCCGGGTGGCGGCCCGCGTGGGCCAGGTGGCCCCGGTCGTGTTTGCCCGGGTGTACGAGACGGCCGCCGGCTATATCGTCGAGGAGGATTTGCCCGGCCAGAGCTTTACGGACACGCTTACTTTCCTGCCGTATGCCAACGGATAA
- a CDS encoding sialate O-acetylesterase has protein sequence MPDYAGLLEQQAAAVIPTAPTTGAARLDGPELLALFGIVADGLRAFQSVVGGASFRLETRAPGPADGEDEDAWLNGTTGDLYKKVAGVWEPRGNIKGAASTVAGPRGLPGAASTVPGPPGKSTYQQWLEAGNVGTVATFLVAQRGADGEDGTDGADGNIIRDKTYAPGTSDNTGYQEGDQWYHTKSASSYDRYAFIGGAWRLQFSSGTATVTPVPSTLTAGLTLSTSSVTTGTAVTFTATASGGTAPYTYLTQATNTATGGVINLGSSASGSWTPQAAGTFDITTTVTDAAGAVKISPSRQVAVTAATLPTPTAPTWSFNSQTRVLSLAAPTGYESATLEYKQGSGVYQDYTAGLLTDNAAHNAGEWQGRVKASSTNQAGTPAGSPAIVASSAPAPVNLITMLGSQSNGSGAARVIELTNDPYLASLNLRRTFTNFLIWNHSAGAWQPLKIGGASVGGNNNGDTATIDDEANIGFGMEAGLANYLDRVYPGQVFHFFKYAIGGTRIQEWQTDGIHRPQLNTRWNAAMAALSGRTITRLGNSFVQGEGNFDSVSANEYAGFLTQLFTGYVSEGKMLSTTKNVITLLNLKQNTGSNYATSVRPGQEQYITANTNARYVDTADYTYYPNSYTTGLDPGEKVHMDGRGQVQHGVDFWLALQKTTNALPAAPGGTMGLATVTGGLAMNGEYITATGGGGGYTVNVGTGNKYLPANTAGWISFKYTGKASAGCMLLLNTTNAVTPWDVSKYAMQVNNIDIGSLRAYGGSDTGGTNYSIEIGWVYRFRRTPGMVVLVEESQDGEATWHPVATYPGTFSGALWPGVDAVDGKSFRVYTSGFVPTSGTTDPGTDTGRVHDFRSAVNVAEDASSWTSTVSSASLVQADVAKRATFTGGVATVNSASAYTTSAALALATLRKLTIVFNGSLTDNGSDYQRVFDQDAGALGAFTMYWEKPSNQIFIFMRTVAGADMVSTHFGFSGAFTGGVLKGRFELDLDNVGAARMHINGTNATKIPWTGAPVTFGDLPLSVFASTDFSVPMAGTLKRLAFYNKGLTDAEFAAAIAD, from the coding sequence ATGCCTGATTACGCCGGTTTATTAGAACAGCAGGCCGCTGCTGTCATCCCGACCGCCCCTACTACCGGTGCGGCCCGCCTCGACGGGCCCGAGCTGCTGGCCTTGTTCGGCATCGTGGCAGATGGGCTGCGGGCGTTCCAGAGCGTAGTGGGCGGGGCTTCGTTCCGCCTGGAGACGCGGGCCCCCGGGCCGGCCGATGGGGAGGATGAGGACGCCTGGCTAAACGGCACCACCGGTGACCTGTATAAGAAGGTGGCCGGGGTGTGGGAGCCGCGTGGGAATATCAAGGGGGCCGCCAGCACAGTGGCAGGCCCGCGCGGACTACCAGGGGCCGCCAGTACGGTGCCCGGTCCACCCGGCAAGTCTACCTATCAGCAGTGGCTGGAGGCTGGGAACGTCGGCACAGTGGCCACGTTTCTGGTTGCTCAGAGAGGAGCCGATGGAGAAGATGGTACCGACGGGGCCGACGGCAACATCATCCGGGATAAGACCTACGCGCCGGGCACGTCGGATAATACTGGCTACCAGGAAGGCGACCAGTGGTACCATACCAAAAGCGCCTCTTCCTACGACCGGTATGCCTTCATTGGTGGGGCGTGGCGGCTGCAATTCTCGTCGGGTACGGCTACCGTGACACCGGTGCCCTCGACCCTGACGGCCGGCCTCACCCTCTCGACGTCTTCGGTTACGACGGGCACGGCCGTGACGTTCACGGCCACCGCTTCCGGTGGCACGGCTCCCTATACCTATTTGACCCAGGCCACCAATACGGCCACGGGTGGCGTCATCAACCTGGGTAGCTCTGCTTCAGGTAGCTGGACACCGCAGGCCGCCGGCACATTCGACATTACCACTACCGTGACCGACGCGGCCGGGGCAGTGAAGATTTCACCTTCGCGTCAAGTGGCGGTGACGGCCGCCACATTGCCCACTCCGACCGCACCCACTTGGAGCTTCAACAGCCAGACCCGCGTCCTGTCGCTGGCAGCGCCGACGGGCTACGAATCGGCTACGCTGGAGTATAAGCAGGGCAGTGGTGTTTACCAGGACTACACAGCCGGCCTGCTCACTGACAACGCCGCTCACAACGCAGGCGAGTGGCAGGGCCGCGTGAAGGCCAGCAGCACCAATCAGGCAGGCACGCCCGCTGGCAGCCCTGCTATTGTGGCTAGTAGCGCACCGGCCCCGGTGAATCTTATCACCATGCTCGGCAGCCAGAGCAACGGCAGCGGCGCGGCGCGGGTGATTGAGCTGACCAACGACCCGTACTTGGCCTCGCTGAACTTGCGCCGGACCTTCACTAACTTCCTAATCTGGAATCATTCGGCCGGGGCCTGGCAGCCGCTGAAAATCGGCGGTGCGTCAGTTGGTGGCAATAACAACGGCGACACGGCTACCATTGATGATGAGGCGAACATCGGGTTCGGTATGGAAGCCGGCTTGGCCAACTACCTAGACCGGGTATATCCGGGGCAGGTGTTCCACTTCTTCAAATACGCTATCGGGGGCACGCGCATTCAGGAATGGCAGACAGACGGTATACACCGCCCTCAGCTAAATACGCGCTGGAATGCTGCAATGGCTGCTCTTTCCGGGCGTACTATTACCAGACTCGGAAATTCATTCGTGCAGGGAGAAGGAAATTTTGACTCCGTTTCCGCCAACGAATACGCGGGTTTCCTCACCCAATTATTCACGGGTTACGTGAGCGAAGGCAAGATGCTTTCCACCACTAAGAACGTAATTACGCTCCTGAACCTGAAGCAGAATACCGGCAGCAATTACGCGACCAGTGTACGCCCCGGGCAAGAGCAGTACATCACCGCCAATACGAATGCCCGCTACGTGGATACAGCGGACTACACCTACTACCCAAACTCCTACACGACAGGCCTCGACCCAGGCGAAAAGGTGCACATGGATGGTAGAGGCCAGGTGCAGCACGGCGTAGACTTCTGGCTGGCCCTGCAGAAAACCACCAACGCACTGCCTGCTGCGCCCGGTGGCACTATGGGCTTGGCCACTGTAACCGGCGGGCTCGCGATGAACGGCGAGTACATCACGGCCACAGGCGGCGGCGGCGGCTACACAGTCAACGTCGGCACGGGCAACAAGTATCTGCCAGCCAACACTGCCGGTTGGATCAGCTTTAAATACACTGGTAAAGCCTCGGCGGGCTGTATGCTGCTGCTTAACACGACCAACGCGGTAACACCGTGGGACGTGTCGAAGTATGCTATGCAGGTTAACAACATCGACATCGGCTCTCTCAGGGCTTATGGTGGCTCTGATACCGGCGGCACCAACTACTCTATCGAAATCGGCTGGGTCTACCGCTTCCGCCGCACCCCGGGCATGGTGGTACTAGTCGAAGAAAGCCAAGACGGAGAGGCAACCTGGCACCCCGTTGCCACCTACCCAGGTACTTTCTCTGGCGCTTTGTGGCCGGGCGTAGATGCGGTGGACGGTAAGTCCTTCCGTGTGTACACCTCCGGCTTTGTGCCTACCAGCGGCACTACTGACCCAGGGACCGATACAGGCCGGGTACACGATTTCCGGTCGGCGGTAAACGTGGCGGAAGATGCCTCTTCTTGGACCTCAACTGTGAGCAGTGCCTCGCTGGTGCAGGCTGATGTTGCCAAGCGTGCCACCTTCACTGGAGGCGTGGCCACGGTCAACAGTGCGTCGGCTTACACCACCAGCGCCGCGCTGGCGCTGGCCACGTTGCGTAAGCTGACCATTGTATTCAATGGCAGCCTTACCGACAACGGTAGCGACTACCAGCGTGTGTTTGATCAGGATGCTGGAGCACTTGGAGCCTTCACCATGTATTGGGAAAAGCCGAGCAACCAGATTTTTATTTTCATGCGTACGGTAGCTGGCGCGGATATGGTATCTACGCATTTCGGATTCTCGGGAGCCTTTACTGGTGGAGTGCTGAAAGGTCGCTTCGAGTTGGATTTGGATAATGTAGGTGCTGCAAGAATGCATATAAATGGTACCAACGCCACAAAAATACCGTGGACAGGCGCGCCTGTAACGTTTGGTGATTTACCGCTTTCGGTATTCGCAAGCACCGATTTCAGCGTACCAATGGCCGGCACCTTAAAGCGTCTGGCGTTTTACAACAAGGGGCTTACGGATGCAGAGTTTGCGGCTGCTATTGCAGATTAG
- a CDS encoding TVP38/TMEM64 family protein has translation MAFFKELFQQNTSTLVSLVLLTLLPLAGDSVLAWSLHENQTWLAQPTAWQMLLYFIVVAATMTLSLTHTTVVVLVTAFFFGWQGFAGMLLTYMLAAYGGYLIAHSLDQGKLIQLLERFPKAHAVMHELRRDSWRLVLLTRLSPVLPFALITFILAVVGVPRRQFLTASVIGMLPRTLFFYWLGTKAQDVLLLIQDPDTGTAGKVLVVVLMAVSLFGLYFLFTRALKRVLAQSAEKDQRNSD, from the coding sequence ATGGCATTTTTCAAAGAGCTGTTTCAGCAGAATACCTCCACCCTTGTTTCTCTGGTGCTGCTTACGCTACTCCCTCTGGCCGGCGACAGTGTGCTGGCCTGGAGTCTGCACGAAAATCAAACCTGGCTGGCCCAGCCCACGGCTTGGCAAATGTTGCTGTACTTTATAGTAGTAGCGGCTACCATGACGCTTTCCCTCACGCATACCACGGTAGTTGTGCTGGTAACGGCCTTCTTCTTCGGGTGGCAGGGATTTGCTGGTATGTTGCTCACATACATGCTGGCCGCTTATGGCGGCTACCTCATTGCCCACTCCCTCGACCAGGGCAAACTTATTCAGCTGCTCGAAAGATTTCCCAAAGCCCACGCTGTGATGCATGAACTGCGCCGCGACAGTTGGCGGCTGGTGTTGCTGACGCGCCTCTCGCCGGTGCTGCCATTTGCCCTTATCACATTTATTCTGGCCGTAGTAGGCGTGCCCCGGCGGCAGTTCCTCACGGCCTCCGTAATTGGAATGCTGCCCCGTACGCTGTTCTTCTACTGGCTCGGCACCAAAGCGCAGGATGTACTGCTGCTCATCCAAGACCCCGACACGGGTACTGCGGGCAAGGTGCTGGTGGTAGTGCTGATGGCGGTGTCACTGTTTGGGCTGTATTTTCTCTTCACCCGGGCTTTGAAGCGTGTGTTGGCACAAAGCGCAGAAAAAGATCAAAGAAATTCTGACTGA
- a CDS encoding acyltransferase family protein: MILPSILRLPESGNRVFGLDALRAFAICSVVLAHGASWVSPNFTFFHRYITRFDGVTIFFVLSGFLIGGILIKTMESKAASFRTLWDFWLRRWIRTVPPYYLALLIAIPLEIRFDIFPIQNYPAYFVFLQNFNWVHPLNYREAWSLAVEEWFYLLSAPAVIGLCAVRLSPKSAVVVTAITMLVATTLYRYNYYAHFHPDTMLEWEEHFRKIVLLRLDSLMYGVLAAWWAYYYPVSWPKARIAKFVLGVVVVYLLSGPASTADLNLFYCVFYFGCYPLAVALVLPLLSTWKSYTGVVANVTTHISLISYSMYLLHSSLIHNQLVIPFVQSLSLPGSVKAILGMGLLWSLTLLLATLMYKYFEVPVMNLRKRLNS; the protein is encoded by the coding sequence ATGATTCTACCCTCCATACTTCGCCTGCCCGAAAGCGGTAACCGTGTCTTCGGCTTGGATGCGTTGCGCGCATTTGCTATTTGCTCAGTTGTCCTAGCCCACGGCGCAAGCTGGGTTTCGCCTAACTTTACTTTCTTCCACCGATACATTACGCGTTTCGATGGCGTTACCATTTTTTTCGTTTTATCAGGCTTCCTGATCGGAGGAATCCTGATAAAAACGATGGAGAGCAAAGCAGCCAGTTTCCGCACCCTGTGGGACTTCTGGCTACGCCGCTGGATCAGGACGGTACCGCCCTACTACCTGGCACTGCTTATTGCCATTCCGCTGGAAATCCGCTTTGATATTTTCCCGATTCAGAACTACCCAGCCTATTTCGTTTTTCTGCAGAATTTCAATTGGGTACACCCGCTTAATTATCGGGAAGCCTGGTCACTGGCCGTGGAGGAGTGGTTTTACCTGTTGTCGGCCCCGGCCGTTATTGGTCTCTGTGCGGTGCGGCTTTCGCCCAAATCGGCCGTTGTCGTTACGGCTATTACGATGCTGGTAGCCACTACGCTGTATCGGTACAACTACTACGCGCATTTCCACCCCGACACTATGCTAGAGTGGGAGGAACATTTTCGTAAAATCGTTTTGCTACGGTTGGATTCGCTGATGTACGGCGTGCTGGCTGCGTGGTGGGCCTATTATTACCCAGTAAGCTGGCCGAAGGCGCGGATAGCAAAATTCGTGTTAGGCGTCGTAGTAGTGTATCTACTTAGCGGGCCGGCTTCCACTGCAGATCTTAACCTGTTTTACTGTGTCTTCTACTTCGGTTGCTACCCGCTGGCCGTCGCCCTGGTGCTTCCCCTGCTCAGCACATGGAAAAGCTACACAGGGGTGGTAGCGAATGTCACGACGCACATCAGTTTGATTTCCTACTCGATGTACTTGCTGCATAGTTCGCTGATCCATAATCAGCTGGTTATTCCATTTGTGCAATCTTTGTCGCTGCCCGGCTCTGTGAAGGCCATTTTAGGCATGGGCCTGCTTTGGAGCCTGACGCTGTTGCTGGCCACGCTGATGTACAAATACTTCGAAGTGCCCGTGATGAACTTGCGCAAACGGCTGAATTCGTAA